The Natronomonas salsuginis genomic sequence TGTGGACCCGCTCGACAGCGTCGTCGAGGCGGTCGCGACCGCGCACTCCGATCGTGTCGACGAACGCGCGATCCGCCGAGGCGTTGACGCCGACGGTGATCGTCGGATCATCGGGCTCCTCGCGCCAGGTCCCGACCGATCGCTCCGGCGGCGGATTCACTCGAATCTCGTCGGTCGTCTTCAACACCGCATCCTGCCACTCCGGCTCACTGCCCAGCCCCGCGATGAGATCGGTGGTCGCCACGCGACCTGCGGCGGCCGAGACGCCGTTCTCCCCACCCGGATCAGCCTCGCCGAACGTCGAGCGCTGCTCGGCGAGCAGCGCGTCGTTCGTCGACAGCTCGATGTGTCGCGTCCCGAGGACCGTCGAGATATCTGCGCCGCCGTACTGGGCATATCCGCGGATCCAGGCGATCGCGTAGAGCCGAGTGGTCATCCGCTGGCCGAGTCCGGGCTTCGTGACCGGCGCGTTCGCCCGTCGCTCGAATCGCTCCGTTCGATCGTGGAGCGCGAGCACCGGATTCGCGACGACGAATTCGGGCGATCGTTCGACGCTCGCCACCGTCCGGCCGTTCCGGATCGCCCTCAACCGAACGCCCTCGATCTCGACGCGCATCGCCGCGTCGTCCTCGCCCGCCCGCTCAACCTCAACGCGCTCGATCGCCTGTCGATACCCCGCGGTCGTCGGGTCGACTGCTGGTAGCGACGCGGTCGCCGTCACCGATCCCCGAGTCGTTTCGGTCCCGTCGATCCGCTCGACTGCGCGCAGATAGAGTCGCAGTCTGAGCGCGTCCCGAAACGGCTCGTCGTCGCCTATCGCGCGCCCCGCCGGCGTATCGGCGGGATCGGTGACGGGCGCGATCGCCGCCTCCCGGGCAGCCTCGTCGGCCGCCCCTCGGAGCTCCGTCACCGCGGCGGCGGTCGCTCCCTGCATCGCGTCGTCGATGTGTGGCGACGCTTCGGGCGGCCGTGTCACGGTGGTCACGGCGATCGTCGTGCTCGTGAGCACGAGTAACACGCCGACGAGCGCGAACGGAACGCGGCCGCGATCGTTCACGGCTCCCACCGTCGGACCACGATCTCCACTCGCCCGACCCGCTCGACTGGTACCGATCCGACTGTCCCGTACTCCGCCCGCAGGTCGGCCTCGACCCGATAGGCGAGCCTGGTTGCGAGCCGCTCGTTCGCCTCGCTCGACGACGCCTCGTCGGTCGCCCACTCGACGCTCGTCCCCACCGCTCGGGCGGTGCGATGGTACCGGTCTTTCGTCACCGGCGCGGTTCTGGGATCGACGAGCCGGAGTCTGGTCCGTTCGGGTGGAAAGAGCCGCTCGACGTACGCCGCTGCGATCGCCGCTGCGACCGATTCGACCGATCCCGTCGACGTCGGCGACCGCATCCCGCTGTCGACCGTCACGCTCGTCGCGGCCGTGTCGGCCGTCGGTGGCGGTGCCGGTCCGATCTCGATCTCGCTTTCGAGCGAGGAGTCGGCGTACGGCTCCCACCGTGCAGTGACGTGAACCCGATTTCCAGTTCGTTCCTCGACCGTGCGGCGGACGGACGCCGGATACGGTGATTCGGTGAGGCGTTCCCCGTCAATCCTCACGTTCAAAACGACCGCCTGCGCGAGATGCTCGGCGAGCGTCGCGTGTGCCGTCTCACCTTCGCCGCTCGGTATGGCTGCGGTTTCGGTCGTGATCGCGTGTGCGGCCGGATCGCTGTCGACGGTCATCGTGTCCCCCTCGCTCGGGATCGCGCTCGTGAGCGTTCCGACAGCGACGCCGACCAACAGCAGACACAGCGCCACGTCCAACACCGTGCTCACCGCTCGGGCCACACGCACACCTCCAGAGCCCCCGGCCGAACCGTGCCGGGAGCGGTCCGAACGCTGACCGTCCGCGTCACGCAGTCCGCGATTTCGGCGCGTGGCGGCCCCTCGTGCCACGCTCTCGATTCAGCTCGGAGCGTCCCGTTGAGCGCGTGTCCGTTCGGTCGTGCGGCATCGGCGGCCGCCCCCAGCGGCGGGTGAACGACGCCGAACGGCGACGCCTCGGCGACGAGTGCGTCGGCTGCGATCGGTGCCACGTCCGCATCGCTGGTGAGAAACGGGAGCGTGGAATCGAGTACGCCGACGTACAGCGAGAGCCCGATCCCGAGCGCGAGGACCGCGACGAGCGCGGCGAGCGGCTCCGTTTGGCCCTTACCCGACGAGGACGGCATCGATCCCCTCCCACTGAACGCGGCGCACGGTCAATCGCTCGGAACCCCGCCATTCCGGCTCTGCACGTCGCGCGTGCCATATCGCTCGCTCGAACCGCGACGGCGAGACGAACATCCTGCTGGGCGGCTCTCCGAGGAGAACCATATGGAGCCTCGATCCCTCGATTGTGGGTACGACGGGGCCGTATCCGAACGCTGCATGGTCGGTGCCGCCCGCACCGCGAGCCGAGATCGAGTCGGTCCCGATCCGAACGCTCTCGGCGTTGGGAAGCGGATGGCTCCCAGTGGCTGCGTACGCGCTCGCGGCCACGCTGTCGACGGTCCGCGCCGCTCCGGCTGCGTCCGGCGGCGCTGCGGACGGGAGCGTCGTGACGACGCCGAACGCCGCGCTGCTGACGATCGCCAATCCGATCCACACGTACCACGCGTCCAACGGAACTCCGAACATGGGCAGTCTGGTCCCGTCATCGCTTATAAACCCCCGGAGACAGACGCCGTGACCGAAACTGCCAGCAGGTATGTGACGGTGGCGGTACAGAGCGCGATACCGATGCGGTGGCCGACCGCCGCCCGATCGAGTCCGCGCTGGAGTCCCGTCGACAGCCCCGTGAGTATCGCAGCCATGAGAAGCACGTAGACGCCGACCGCGATCCCGAGTCCGGCCGTCTCCGGGGCGCTTCCGCTCAGCGCCTCCGTCGTTCCGACGCTGTCGGCGAGCGCGACGGTCGCCCCGCCGACGAGCGGCCCGAAAAACGCCGCAGTGTTCGAAAGCGTCGACGTCACACGGCTGAGGTCCTGTCTCGCGTCGCGCTCGACCCGTCGGAGTTCGTCGAGGTGATCCGCCGTCTCGACGAGCGCCCGACCGGCCGGCGGTCCGGCACCCGCCGCCATCCCGAGCAAGCGCGCCGTGCTCTCCGCACGCCGACTCGGCACGCCGTCGAGCGCGCCGTGATCGCCGACGAACGCGGTTTCGACCCCGACTCGGAGCTGGCGTAGCCGTCGTGCCGCCGCCTCGAACGTCTCTCCGGCGATCCCGTCCAGTTCCCCCGCGGCATCGGCGACAGCCTGTTCGACGGCGATCCCGTCGGAGACGCGACGCCCAACGAGATAGAGCGCGTCGGAAAGCGTCGATTCGAGCTCGTCGGCCCGCGCTCTGATCGCGACGATCGGTCGAAACCGAACGAAGAGTCCGACGCCGGCCCCGAACCCAACCGCGGCGAGCGGTGGCGTCCACGCGGCCAACAGCATGTGTGACACGCCCGCCGCCCCCGCTCCGGCGACGAGGCCCGCTCCGCCGTAGATCGCGGGATGCGTCGCTGCCGTCGAATCGACCGCCATCGGCGGAAACGCGACGGGTCGATTCGCGAGCAACCAGCCGCTCGTACACACCAACCCGATCGGGAGGACGAGATCGTACACCGCGACGATTGCCGGGAGCGTGGCGTCGACGCCCGCTGCGCCCGCGGCCGGGAGCACGCTGACCAGCGCGAGCGGGAGGAGCACGCCGAACGCGTACACCGCCGTCGATGGGCCGCGAAGCGCGTCGGCTGCCTCTCGCGCTCGGTCCCGCGTCCCGTCGAGAATCGTGTCCATCGCTCGATCGAGGGTTCGATCCCGCTCGCCGGCGGGCGCGTTCGATGCGGCTTCGACGAGCGTCAACGAGCGATACAGCGCCGGGAACCGCGTTCGCCACGCCTCGGCGAACGCACCGAGGCCCGACCGCGGCGTCCCACGTGCCCGTCCGACACGGTCGGCCAGCCGGTTGCCCAGACGCCCGTCGGTTTCGGCAGCGAAGGCGGCGGCCTCCTCCGGCGTCGGCGTGATGCGCATCCGGAGTACCGCGCGGCTGACGACCGTCGGCGCGGTGCCGAGCGTCCGACTCCGACGGGCGTTGGCGATCGCGAGCA encodes the following:
- a CDS encoding type II secretion system F family protein; the protein is MRSDAARSLRHLTELSPRSSVPESIRRVEPFLNGDPETLTAATDGVGIVVGGLVAAAAIAIGEPSLLVVAVGAGYGSAVLARGGVLAIANARRSRTLGTAPTVVSRAVLRMRITPTPEEAAAFAAETDGRLGNRLADRVGRARGTPRSGLGAFAEAWRTRFPALYRSLTLVEAASNAPAGERDRTLDRAMDTILDGTRDRAREAADALRGPSTAVYAFGVLLPLALVSVLPAAGAAGVDATLPAIVAVYDLVLPIGLVCTSGWLLANRPVAFPPMAVDSTAATHPAIYGGAGLVAGAGAAGVSHMLLAAWTPPLAAVGFGAGVGLFVRFRPIVAIRARADELESTLSDALYLVGRRVSDGIAVEQAVADAAGELDGIAGETFEAAARRLRQLRVGVETAFVGDHGALDGVPSRRAESTARLLGMAAGAGPPAGRALVETADHLDELRRVERDARQDLSRVTSTLSNTAAFFGPLVGGATVALADSVGTTEALSGSAPETAGLGIAVGVYVLLMAAILTGLSTGLQRGLDRAAVGHRIGIALCTATVTYLLAVSVTASVSGGL
- a CDS encoding DUF7283 family protein is translated as MFGVPLDAWYVWIGLAIVSSAAFGVVTTLPSAAPPDAAGAARTVDSVAASAYAATGSHPLPNAESVRIGTDSISARGAGGTDHAAFGYGPVVPTIEGSRLHMVLLGEPPSRMFVSPSRFERAIWHARRAEPEWRGSERLTVRRVQWEGIDAVLVG
- a CDS encoding DUF7285 family protein codes for the protein MPSSSGKGQTEPLAALVAVLALGIGLSLYVGVLDSTLPFLTSDADVAPIAADALVAEASPFGVVHPPLGAAADAARPNGHALNGTLRAESRAWHEGPPRAEIADCVTRTVSVRTAPGTVRPGALEVCVWPER
- a CDS encoding DUF7284 family protein, whose protein sequence is MARAVSTVLDVALCLLLVGVAVGTLTSAIPSEGDTMTVDSDPAAHAITTETAAIPSGEGETAHATLAEHLAQAVVLNVRIDGERLTESPYPASVRRTVEERTGNRVHVTARWEPYADSSLESEIEIGPAPPPTADTAATSVTVDSGMRSPTSTGSVESVAAAIAAAYVERLFPPERTRLRLVDPRTAPVTKDRYHRTARAVGTSVEWATDEASSSEANERLATRLAYRVEADLRAEYGTVGSVPVERVGRVEIVVRRWEP